DNA from Methanomassiliicoccales archaeon:
CTTCGGGGATAAGGCCGGGCGAACCGGTATCATCAACTGGTATGCCTCTGGTCGCTGAGCTTGGGCCTGGGCTTCTAGGAACGGTTTATGATGGCATCTTAAGGCCTCTTCCCGACCTCATGGCCGCCATGGGGGACTTCATTAAGAGAGGCGTGACGGCACCAGCCCTGGACCGTAAGGCCAAGTATACCTTCACCCCCTCAGTGAAAAAGGGAGACAAGGTCACGGAAGGAGCCATCCTCGGGACTGCCCCTGAAAAATCCATTACCCATCGCATCTTGGTACCATTGGGCATGAAGGGCACGGTGGAGGAGATTCGCTCCGGTGATTTCACGGTCACGGATCCGATCGCCACCATAGACGGCAAGCCGGTCACCATGATGCAATTGTGGCCAGTGCGGTATGGGCGACCAGTGAACCGGAAATTGGCGCCCGATGTGCCGCTCTTGACGGGCCAGCGCATTCTGGACACTCTGTTCCCAATATCAAAAGGCGGTACGGCTGCCATCCCTGGCGGTTTCGGGACAGGGAAGACCGTGACGCAGCAGCAATTAGCGAAATGGTCCGATGCAGACATTGTGGTCTATATAGGATGCGGTGAGCGCGGCAATGAGATGACCGAAGTGCTTACCCTCTTCCCTGAGCTGGAGGACCCCAAGACGCACAAGCCCTTGATGGGCAGGACGGTGCTGATAGCCAACACCTCTAACATGCCCGTGGCGGCCAGAGAAGCGTCCGTATACACTGGAATGACGGTGGCCGAATACTACCGGGACATGGGATATGATGTTTCCCTCATGGCCGACTCCACCTCCCGATGGGCTGAGGCGATGAGGGAGATCTCCTCCAGGCTGGAGGAGATGCCAGGAGAAGAAGGGTTCCCTGCCTATCTCTCCGCCAGGCTATCGGAGTTCTACGAGCGCGCGGGCCGGGCGGAGACTCTCTCGGGCAAAGAAGGCTCGGTCTCGGTGGTAGGGGCGGTATCACCTCCCGGAGGGGATCTTTCTGAGCCAGTTACGCAAGCTACGCTACGTATCGTGCGGGTGTTCTGGGCCTTGGATTCCAAACTGCGCGAGCGCAGGCACTTCCCTGCCATCAACTGGCTTACTTCTTATTCACTCTATGGAACCAGCCTTGACGGTTGGTATCGTTCCAACGTGGCTCCCGACTTCCCAGAGCTGCGCGCCTGGGCCATGGAGGTGCTGCAGAAGGAAGCAGAGCTGCAGGAGGTGGTGCAGCTGGTAGGCTCTGATGCCCTGCCGGAGGAGCAGAAGCTCACATTGGAGGTAGCGAGGATGCTGCGCGAGATCGTGCTGCAGCAGAACGCCTACCATCCCGTTGACACCTACTGTCCCATGAAGCGCCAGTATCAAGTGATGAAGACCATCAAGCGCTTCGCAGACCTATCCAAGAGGGCAGTGGAGAATG
Protein-coding regions in this window:
- a CDS encoding V-type ATP synthase subunit A, translated to MANVGEINRVAGPVVTATGISPKMYDVIQVGKEKLMGEVIKIVGNKTVIQVYEDTSGIRPGEPVSSTGMPLVAELGPGLLGTVYDGILRPLPDLMAAMGDFIKRGVTAPALDRKAKYTFTPSVKKGDKVTEGAILGTAPEKSITHRILVPLGMKGTVEEIRSGDFTVTDPIATIDGKPVTMMQLWPVRYGRPVNRKLAPDVPLLTGQRILDTLFPISKGGTAAIPGGFGTGKTVTQQQLAKWSDADIVVYIGCGERGNEMTEVLTLFPELEDPKTHKPLMGRTVLIANTSNMPVAAREASVYTGMTVAEYYRDMGYDVSLMADSTSRWAEAMREISSRLEEMPGEEGFPAYLSARLSEFYERAGRAETLSGKEGSVSVVGAVSPPGGDLSEPVTQATLRIVRVFWALDSKLRERRHFPAINWLTSYSLYGTSLDGWYRSNVAPDFPELRAWAMEVLQKEAELQEVVQLVGSDALPEEQKLTLEVARMLREIVLQQNAYHPVDTYCPMKRQYQVMKTIKRFADLSKRAVENEVLVEQIANMPLRTRLGKSKFEEAVDSELEAINNEMEKAFEALGGK